A stretch of the Nosocomiicoccus ampullae genome encodes the following:
- the recR gene encoding recombination mediator RecR, which yields MYYPEPISKLIDSFMKLPGIGPKTAQRLAFYVLNMKEEDVVDFSKSLMDVQRELEYCSVCGHITDVDPCYICSDKQRDRSMICVVQDTKDVIAMEKMREYNGLYHVLHGAISPMDGIGPEDINVPSLIERLKDEEVKELILATNPNIEGETTAMYITRLVKPIGIKTTRLAQGLSIGGDLEYADEVTLSKAIEYRTEL from the coding sequence ATGTATTATCCTGAGCCAATATCAAAACTTATCGATAGTTTTATGAAGTTGCCAGGTATCGGTCCGAAAACAGCACAGCGTCTCGCGTTTTACGTATTAAATATGAAAGAAGAAGATGTTGTTGACTTCTCAAAAAGTTTAATGGATGTACAACGTGAATTAGAATACTGTTCAGTTTGTGGTCATATTACTGATGTAGATCCATGCTACATCTGTTCAGATAAACAAAGAGACCGTTCGATGATTTGTGTCGTTCAAGACACAAAAGATGTAATTGCTATGGAGAAAATGCGTGAATATAATGGACTGTATCATGTACTTCACGGGGCAATTTCACCAATGGATGGTATCGGCCCAGAAGATATAAATGTTCCAAGTCTTATTGAACGATTAAAAGATGAGGAAGTTAAAGAGTTAATACTTGCAACGAATCCAAACATCGAAGGTGAAACGACCGCGATGTATATCACACGTCTTGTTAAACCGATTGGTATTAAAACAACGCGCCTCGCTCAAGGCTTATCTATCGGGGGAGACTTAGAATACGCAGACGAAGTGACTTTATCGAAAGCTATAGAATATAGAACTGAGTTGTAA
- the dnaX gene encoding DNA polymerase III subunit gamma/tau — translation MEYQALYRAFRPQSFKDVVGQKHITQTLKNAIIRGKESHAYLFSGPRGTGKTSIAKIFAKAVNCPNNEDGEPDNECPICKSITNGSSNDVIEIDAASNNGVDEIRNIREKVKYAPNEAKFKVYIIDEVHMLTTGAFNALLKTLEEPPSHAIFILATTEPHKIPATIISRTQRFDFKAIEKEDIVERLKYVAEAENIEYEIEALEYIARAAEGGMRDSLSILDQVVAYSGEIVTLDDAVMITGGIKFEELNDFMALIANLETREAFIKYHQFIDEGKDPVRLIHELVYYLRDTILYKEEKYALYNIEDSTLYRMIDILNDAMVMMRFSINVSVHLEIVIVKMIEALKEKTVNSSNEEIESLKIEIRKLQDKIQNGVVREKQPEKKIHRKKPYSLEKIKEVLDKANHEDINKLVAEWPNICQKVEAQGKSSLRALLQGSKPIAASETKVLIGFEKDVHSELINQDNSKTEELEKLIHSVIGKKVKVVGVPEDSWQQVRQQYVDSLKNSQQEKVEEVKSSEKAKELFDSSIIEIKDESD, via the coding sequence TTGGAATATCAAGCACTGTATCGTGCGTTTCGGCCGCAAAGTTTTAAGGATGTTGTTGGCCAAAAGCATATTACTCAGACGTTAAAAAATGCAATCATACGTGGAAAAGAGTCTCACGCCTATCTTTTTAGTGGGCCACGTGGGACAGGTAAAACATCGATTGCTAAAATTTTTGCAAAAGCTGTAAATTGTCCGAATAATGAAGATGGTGAACCGGATAATGAGTGCCCAATTTGTAAAAGTATTACAAACGGTAGTTCAAATGACGTCATCGAAATAGACGCAGCTTCAAATAACGGTGTTGATGAAATTCGTAACATTCGTGAAAAAGTAAAATACGCACCAAATGAGGCAAAGTTTAAAGTCTATATTATAGATGAGGTGCATATGTTAACGACAGGTGCGTTTAACGCATTACTAAAAACGTTAGAAGAGCCGCCGAGTCATGCGATTTTTATATTAGCAACGACCGAACCACATAAAATTCCAGCAACAATCATTTCAAGAACACAGCGTTTTGATTTTAAAGCAATTGAAAAAGAAGATATCGTCGAGCGTTTAAAATATGTTGCTGAAGCGGAAAACATCGAATATGAAATTGAAGCGCTAGAATATATCGCACGTGCTGCTGAAGGTGGGATGCGCGACTCTTTATCTATACTAGATCAGGTTGTTGCATATAGCGGTGAGATAGTTACGTTAGATGATGCGGTTATGATTACAGGTGGTATTAAATTCGAAGAATTAAATGACTTTATGGCATTAATTGCGAATTTAGAAACAAGAGAAGCATTTATAAAATACCATCAGTTTATAGATGAAGGAAAAGATCCAGTTCGTTTAATTCACGAATTAGTTTACTATTTAAGAGATACGATTCTATATAAAGAAGAAAAATATGCACTATATAATATAGAAGATTCTACATTATATAGGATGATTGATATTTTAAACGATGCGATGGTCATGATGCGTTTTAGCATAAACGTTTCTGTTCATTTAGAAATCGTCATTGTTAAAATGATAGAGGCATTAAAAGAAAAAACGGTCAATTCATCTAATGAAGAGATTGAGTCATTAAAAATTGAAATTAGAAAACTACAAGATAAAATTCAAAATGGTGTCGTTAGAGAAAAACAGCCAGAGAAAAAGATTCATCGTAAGAAGCCATATTCACTTGAAAAAATTAAAGAAGTACTCGACAAAGCGAATCATGAAGATATAAATAAACTCGTCGCAGAATGGCCAAACATTTGTCAAAAAGTAGAAGCACAAGGTAAAAGCTCACTTCGAGCGTTGCTTCAAGGGTCAAAACCAATCGCAGCGAGTGAAACGAAAGTGTTAATTGGTTTTGAAAAAGATGTACACTCTGAACTTATCAATCAAGATAATAGTAAAACTGAAGAACTTGAAAAGTTAATACATTCTGTGATTGGTAAAAAAGTGAAAGTTGTCGGTGTACCAGAAGATAGTTGGCAACAAGTACGTCAGCAATACGTCGATTCACTTAAAAATTCCCAACAAGAAAAAGTAGAAGAGGTAAAGTCCTCAGAGAAAGCAAAAGAATTATTTGATAGCAGTATAATTGAAATAAAAGACGAGTCAGACTAA
- a CDS encoding glycine betaine ABC transporter substrate-binding protein, translating into MWNEFYNIITTRSSELLDLVQQHIEISMISLFIAILISVPLGILLTRTPKIAGPIIGIASIFQTIPSLALLVFMVPILGTGKWPAIIALTIYGLLPILRNTYVGIENVNQSTIRAGVGMGMTNLQQLFIVEIPLAARVIMGGIRTATVLVVGVATVAGLIGAGGLGDFIFRGLSTNNTGLILAGAIPAAIIALLFDMLLKFVESHATPGKKKGDIISKVIFGIVVLFLLFIMFFGALKPLFSSDDIVITGKADTEQEILVYAYKELVERNTDLKVRKESYITGTSNIVEGMNNGQYDMYVEYTGTALVDILKEDDFEYETPEEVYEHVKQRYEEDMNSEWLDTIGFNNTYAVAMRKDDVAENGIETLSDLRKISTDLRFGGSAEFQERSDGFIGLEELYGLEFKQVETLDSGIVYESLRTNNIDVADVYATDARIEEFNLQIIEDNKNLFPPYYAAPVVNKELLKKHPELRDILNSFAGKIDDDRMRELNKRVDIDGKTEKEVAMELLKEEELID; encoded by the coding sequence ATGTGGAATGAATTTTATAATATTATCACTACGCGTTCGTCAGAGCTTTTAGATTTAGTCCAACAACATATTGAAATCTCAATGATATCGTTATTTATAGCGATTCTTATTTCAGTACCTTTAGGTATTTTACTGACACGTACACCTAAAATAGCCGGACCAATTATTGGAATCGCATCTATATTCCAAACAATTCCAAGTTTAGCGCTACTCGTATTTATGGTACCAATTCTCGGAACAGGTAAGTGGCCAGCAATTATTGCACTGACAATTTATGGATTATTACCGATACTTAGAAATACGTACGTTGGTATCGAAAATGTTAACCAATCGACAATTCGTGCTGGTGTCGGTATGGGGATGACGAATTTACAGCAGTTATTCATCGTTGAAATCCCGTTAGCTGCACGTGTGATTATGGGTGGTATTCGAACAGCAACAGTTCTTGTTGTAGGTGTTGCGACTGTTGCAGGTTTAATCGGTGCTGGCGGTCTTGGAGATTTTATATTTAGAGGACTTTCAACAAATAATACAGGACTTATTTTAGCAGGTGCGATTCCAGCAGCGATTATTGCATTACTCTTTGACATGCTGCTTAAATTTGTAGAGAGTCACGCGACACCAGGGAAAAAGAAAGGTGATATCATTAGTAAAGTAATATTTGGTATCGTCGTGTTATTTCTTTTATTCATCATGTTTTTCGGAGCGCTTAAGCCATTATTTAGTTCAGACGATATCGTTATTACAGGTAAGGCAGATACAGAACAAGAAATTTTGGTGTATGCATATAAAGAGTTAGTAGAAAGAAATACAGACTTAAAAGTACGTAAAGAGTCATATATTACAGGTACATCAAATATTGTTGAAGGTATGAACAACGGTCAATATGATATGTATGTTGAATATACAGGTACAGCGCTCGTTGACATTTTAAAAGAAGACGACTTTGAATACGAGACGCCTGAAGAAGTGTATGAACACGTAAAACAGCGCTATGAAGAAGATATGAATTCTGAATGGCTCGATACGATCGGTTTTAACAACACGTATGCGGTCGCAATGCGTAAAGATGATGTAGCAGAAAACGGTATTGAAACACTGTCTGATTTACGTAAAATTTCTACAGACTTAAGATTTGGTGGATCGGCAGAATTCCAAGAACGTAGTGATGGATTTATTGGTCTTGAAGAGCTTTATGGCTTAGAGTTTAAACAAGTTGAGACGCTAGATTCGGGGATCGTTTATGAGTCACTTCGTACGAATAATATCGACGTTGCTGACGTATATGCAACAGATGCAAGAATTGAGGAGTTTAATTTACAAATTATTGAAGATAATAAAAATCTTTTCCCACCATATTACGCTGCACCTGTTGTAAATAAAGAACTTCTTAAAAAACATCCAGAGCTTAGAGATATTTTAAATTCCTTTGCAGGTAAAATCGATGACGACAGAATGCGTGAATTAAATAAACGTGTCGACATCGACGGTAAAACTGAAAAAGAAGTTGCGATGGAGTTATTAAAAGAAGAAGAACTAATTGATTAG
- a CDS encoding betaine/proline/choline family ABC transporter ATP-binding protein (Members of the family are the ATP-binding subunit of ABC transporters for substrates such as betaine, L-proline or other amino acids, choline, carnitine, etc. The substrate specificity is best determined from the substrate-binding subunit, rather than this subunit, as it interacts with the permease subunit and not with substrate directly.), whose protein sequence is MISFRNVTKAYGDFLAVDHISFDIESNELFVIIGPSGSGKTTTMEMINRLTDMTEGDIYIDDKNIKDINKVELRRSIGYVIQDIGLMPHMTISDNISLVNRLKGGKKDEGRIEELLRLVNMDDSFKDRYPEELSGGQQQRIGVIRALYSDPNIILMDEAFSALDPVTRSELQDEFIYLQETIKKTIVFVTHDMDEALKIADRIAVMKDGKIEQIGTPEELIFNPNSIFVQNFIGEERQRKYIMEHFKVKDFTNKSYPKVLDESKDELISIMKQQRISKIPVKIENNYYAYDLFRLLEDDFELEDVVALKENTDFNTAMNTISANKEKLHIVVDEANNYTGVLDIQKLFSMLSTDSKRGEAYVE, encoded by the coding sequence ATGATTTCCTTTAGAAATGTAACAAAGGCATACGGTGATTTTTTAGCCGTTGATCATATAAGTTTTGATATAGAATCGAATGAGTTATTTGTCATCATCGGTCCATCTGGAAGTGGGAAGACAACAACGATGGAAATGATCAATCGCCTGACAGATATGACTGAAGGCGACATATATATAGATGATAAAAATATCAAAGACATCAATAAAGTCGAACTGAGACGTTCGATCGGTTATGTTATTCAAGATATCGGGTTGATGCCTCATATGACAATTAGCGATAATATTAGTCTTGTGAATCGTTTAAAAGGTGGAAAGAAAGATGAGGGTCGTATTGAGGAGTTACTAAGACTAGTCAATATGGATGACAGCTTTAAAGACCGGTATCCCGAGGAGTTATCTGGCGGTCAGCAGCAACGTATTGGTGTTATTCGTGCGTTATATTCTGATCCAAACATTATATTAATGGATGAAGCGTTCTCTGCATTAGATCCTGTGACAAGAAGTGAATTACAGGATGAATTTATCTATTTACAAGAGACAATTAAGAAAACAATTGTATTTGTTACTCACGATATGGATGAGGCATTAAAAATTGCAGACCGAATTGCTGTCATGAAAGATGGTAAAATCGAGCAAATCGGTACACCGGAAGAGTTAATTTTTAATCCGAATAGTATATTTGTTCAAAATTTTATTGGTGAAGAACGTCAAAGAAAGTATATAATGGAGCATTTTAAAGTAAAAGATTTTACAAATAAAAGTTATCCAAAAGTTTTAGATGAATCTAAAGATGAATTAATTTCAATCATGAAACAACAACGTATAAGTAAAATTCCAGTCAAAATTGAAAATAATTATTATGCATATGATCTTTTCCGGTTATTAGAAGATGATTTCGAATTGGAAGATGTCGTTGCTTTAAAAGAAAATACAGATTTCAATACGGCAATGAATACAATCAGTGCGAATAAAGAGAAGCTACATATTGTTGTAGATGAAGCTAATAATTATACTGGTGTTCTGGATATTCAAAAATTATTTAGTATGTTAAGTACTGACAGTAAGCGTGGTGAAGCGTATGTGGAATGA
- a CDS encoding tRNA1(Val) (adenine(37)-N6)-methyltransferase, translating into MLKENERLDDLYRENFQIIQSKDTFSFSIDALLLSNFVHVTKRVKNIADFCSGNGIIPLLLSYKTKKPITGIEVQERLVDMARRSIDLNGKKEQIEIEHLDLKDVKLKYNHSVFDLITVNPPYFKNNQPTHSLTHHEIARSEVLIDLKGIIEAARYLINNKGKFYMVHRSERVHEIISLLHENNFTVSKLQFVYSKPENETAHFVLVEAIFNSTALVKVLPPLYIYNTHGEYTKEVEAIYYG; encoded by the coding sequence ATGCTAAAAGAAAACGAACGTTTAGATGATTTATATCGTGAAAATTTTCAAATAATACAAAGTAAAGATACGTTTAGCTTTTCAATTGATGCGCTACTACTTAGTAATTTTGTCCACGTCACAAAACGCGTGAAAAATATTGCGGATTTTTGTAGTGGTAATGGAATTATTCCGTTACTTTTATCATATAAAACGAAAAAGCCAATTACAGGTATCGAAGTGCAAGAAAGACTTGTCGATATGGCGAGGCGTTCGATTGATTTAAATGGTAAAAAAGAACAAATAGAGATTGAGCACCTCGATTTAAAAGATGTAAAATTAAAGTATAATCATTCAGTGTTTGACTTAATTACAGTAAATCCACCGTACTTTAAAAATAATCAGCCGACGCACAGTTTGACGCATCACGAAATCGCGAGAAGTGAAGTTTTAATTGACTTAAAAGGGATTATTGAAGCGGCGCGCTACCTGATTAACAATAAGGGTAAATTTTACATGGTCCACCGTTCAGAACGCGTGCATGAAATTATTTCGTTATTACATGAGAATAATTTTACAGTGTCAAAATTACAATTTGTTTATAGTAAACCTGAAAATGAGACGGCGCATTTTGTACTCGTTGAAGCGATATTTAATAGTACTGCTCTTGTAAAAGTGTTACCACCACTTTATATATACAATACACATGGGGAATATACAAAAGAGGTTGAAGCGATTTACTATGGGTAA
- the tmk gene encoding dTMP kinase, which translates to MSVFITFEGPEGSGKSTIIKEVNEYLLNNYETLVTREPGGISLSESIRDLLLNDEHDMDGQTEALLFAASRRVHLVEKIIPALKNGKIVLCDRFIDSSLAYQGFARGLGFESIFTINQFAIDTYMPDLTIYLKLDPKIGLLRKKDNDIEHNRLDNEEVDFHERVVMGYNKLSEKYPNRIKTVNANQNVEAVLSDTIHIIEQFIKSRGERI; encoded by the coding sequence ATGAGTGTCTTCATTACATTTGAAGGACCAGAAGGCTCTGGAAAATCAACAATTATAAAAGAGGTTAATGAATACCTTTTAAACAACTACGAAACACTCGTTACTCGTGAACCGGGTGGGATTTCGTTAAGTGAATCCATTCGAGATCTGCTATTAAATGATGAACACGATATGGATGGTCAAACAGAAGCATTACTTTTTGCAGCGAGTAGGCGCGTCCATTTAGTAGAAAAAATCATACCAGCTCTAAAAAATGGTAAAATTGTATTATGTGACCGTTTTATAGATAGTAGTCTAGCATATCAAGGATTCGCAAGAGGACTTGGATTTGAGTCTATTTTTACGATAAATCAGTTTGCGATAGACACGTATATGCCTGACTTAACGATTTATCTTAAACTTGATCCAAAAATTGGATTATTACGTAAAAAAGATAATGATATCGAGCATAATCGATTAGACAACGAAGAGGTAGACTTTCATGAACGTGTTGTTATGGGATATAATAAGTTATCAGAGAAATATCCAAATCGTATTAAAACGGTCAATGCAAATCAAAATGTAGAAGCTGTATTAAGCGATACGATTCATATAATAGAACAATTTATTAAATCTAGAGGTGAAAGAATATGA
- a CDS encoding GIY-YIG nuclease family protein, with product MGKHHIYIAECSDGTYYTGYAVNVKARIKVHNSGKGAKYTRARRPVTLKYTESFDTKSEALKREYAIKQLTRVQKEELMSEVKR from the coding sequence ATGGGTAAACATCATATCTATATCGCAGAATGTAGTGACGGTACATATTACACAGGATACGCCGTTAATGTTAAAGCGCGTATTAAAGTACATAATAGCGGTAAAGGTGCGAAGTATACGCGTGCAAGACGGCCGGTTACTTTAAAATATACGGAGAGTTTTGATACAAAAAGTGAAGCGTTAAAAAGAGAGTACGCAATTAAGCAGCTAACACGAGTACAAAAAGAAGAGTTAATGTCTGAGGTGAAACGATGA
- a CDS encoding PSP1 domain-containing protein: MLTLVKATLLKYNEVVYLEVKNGEPLNYDDVIVAETKHGKFLYRVLKESYQVSKDDIVEPDGKFIRLATNDDFLKDQLNDKEAEAALSFCIDAVREENLAMYLLTSKYSLDKEKLIFFFTADERVDFRSLVRILAQQFKTRIELRQIGLREKARYLGGVGPCGYSHCCSTYLGNFEPVSIQMAKNQDLSLTPVKISGACGRLMCCLSYENDQYEEAREKLPDVGEFIYTPQGKVEVIGLNILELQIRTKNKDNYIHEFSLDELEANEV, translated from the coding sequence ATGTTGACGTTAGTAAAAGCAACACTTTTAAAATATAATGAAGTAGTATATCTAGAAGTAAAAAACGGTGAACCGTTAAATTACGACGATGTTATCGTCGCAGAAACTAAGCATGGTAAATTTCTTTACAGAGTGCTGAAAGAAAGTTATCAAGTGTCTAAAGATGACATTGTCGAGCCAGATGGTAAATTTATCCGCTTAGCGACAAATGATGACTTTTTAAAGGATCAGCTAAATGATAAAGAAGCGGAAGCTGCACTATCATTTTGTATAGATGCAGTTAGAGAAGAAAATTTAGCAATGTATTTACTCACTTCTAAATATTCTCTTGATAAAGAAAAACTTATATTCTTCTTTACGGCGGATGAGCGTGTAGACTTTAGGTCGCTTGTTCGTATACTCGCACAACAATTTAAAACGCGTATTGAATTAAGACAAATTGGCTTACGTGAAAAAGCGAGATATCTTGGAGGTGTTGGACCGTGTGGGTATAGTCACTGTTGTTCGACATACCTTGGTAACTTTGAGCCAGTATCAATTCAAATGGCGAAAAACCAAGACTTATCACTGACACCAGTGAAAATTTCTGGCGCATGTGGTCGTTTAATGTGCTGTTTAAGCTATGAAAATGATCAATATGAAGAAGCGCGTGAAAAACTCCCGGATGTTGGTGAGTTTATCTACACACCTCAAGGTAAAGTTGAAGTGATAGGGTTAAATATATTAGAACTTCAAATTCGCACGAAAAATAAAGATAATTATATCCATGAGTTTAGTTTAGATGAATTGGAAGCAAATGAGGTGTAG
- a CDS encoding initiation-control protein YabA has product MRDELFEHILKMEKHLDTLNEEFEELKQRTVKLLEENVRLEMENKNFKELLKETTADKEKTKKETFKSNTLQSLYDEGFHVCNVSFGTHRHGEKCLFCQEILTRDL; this is encoded by the coding sequence ATGCGTGATGAGCTATTTGAACATATTCTTAAAATGGAAAAACACCTCGATACGCTGAATGAAGAATTCGAAGAGTTAAAACAACGAACAGTTAAATTATTAGAAGAAAATGTTCGTTTAGAAATGGAAAACAAAAATTTTAAAGAGTTACTTAAAGAAACGACTGCTGACAAAGAGAAAACAAAAAAAGAAACGTTTAAAAGTAATACGTTACAAAGTCTATACGATGAAGGTTTTCACGTATGTAACGTATCGTTTGGGACGCATCGTCACGGTGAAAAATGCTTGTTTTGCCAAGAAATATTAACTCGAGACTTATAA
- a CDS encoding cyclic-di-AMP receptor, translating into MKMVIAIVQDHDSQRLTDKLTKNNFRNTKLASTGGFLRSGNTTFLCGVQDERVDELLNVIDDTCGNREQTVAPVTPMGGNADSYIPYPVEVEVGGATVFVLPIEQFERF; encoded by the coding sequence ATGAAAATGGTAATTGCGATCGTACAAGATCACGATAGTCAAAGATTAACTGATAAATTAACTAAAAATAACTTTAGAAACACGAAACTCGCTTCAACTGGTGGGTTTTTACGTTCAGGGAACACGACATTTTTATGTGGGGTTCAAGATGAACGTGTCGATGAATTATTAAATGTTATTGACGATACATGTGGAAACCGTGAACAAACGGTTGCACCAGTTACACCAATGGGTGGTAATGCGGATTCATATATCCCTTATCCAGTCGAAGTAGAAGTTGGTGGAGCGACAGTATTCGTCCTTCCAATTGAACAGTTTGAAAGATTTTAA
- a CDS encoding YbaB/EbfC family nucleoid-associated protein, protein MRGGMGNMQNMMKQMQKMQKKMEEEQQKLKEEQIEGTAGGGMVKVTVSGHKEILDVEINEEVVDPEDIEMLQDLITAATNDALSKADELVSEKLGQHTKGLNIPGLM, encoded by the coding sequence ATGCGTGGTGGAATGGGTAACATGCAAAACATGATGAAACAAATGCAGAAAATGCAAAAGAAAATGGAAGAAGAGCAGCAAAAACTCAAAGAAGAACAAATAGAGGGAACTGCTGGCGGTGGCATGGTGAAAGTTACTGTGTCAGGTCATAAAGAAATATTAGATGTAGAAATTAATGAAGAAGTTGTAGATCCTGAGGATATTGAAATGCTTCAAGATTTAATTACTGCAGCAACTAACGATGCTTTAAGTAAAGCAGATGAGTTAGTTTCAGAAAAACTTGGCCAACACACTAAAGGTCTAAATATTCCTGGACTGATGTAA
- a CDS encoding 2OG-Fe dioxygenase family protein, which yields MSELKTQGYKRYDYMKDLYYEGIEKDYEELRDYFRNDLPEDEYAKGLNRFRRYSRALVLPTSRQIEWLPNIKKDDKEYAAYFQGKFNPEHPGDYREFAAIDEPILNNKLLRKIIMADYDETFWNEEDLIMPIHVGVHFVKLRVEHENDIAVSSPNSLHQDGEPFTFAHLIERRNVEGGTNAIGIPEVRHQLPEDTKDGELHEVFEITKPLESYGVADHMVSHYVSPITRGEKDEEGLRSILLIDYQLTVVAEMDE from the coding sequence ATGAGCGAATTAAAAACACAAGGGTATAAGCGTTATGATTATATGAAAGACTTATATTATGAAGGAATTGAAAAAGACTACGAAGAACTCCGTGATTATTTCCGTAACGATTTGCCTGAAGATGAATACGCAAAAGGTTTAAACCGTTTTAGACGCTATTCTCGCGCACTCGTTTTACCAACGAGTAGACAGATTGAATGGTTGCCAAACATTAAAAAGGACGACAAAGAGTATGCAGCGTATTTCCAGGGAAAATTCAACCCTGAACACCCAGGAGATTACCGCGAATTTGCTGCGATTGACGAGCCTATTTTAAACAATAAACTACTTCGAAAAATTATTATGGCAGATTATGACGAAACATTTTGGAATGAAGAAGATTTAATTATGCCAATTCACGTTGGTGTTCACTTTGTAAAACTACGCGTAGAACATGAAAACGATATCGCCGTGTCATCGCCAAACTCTTTACATCAAGACGGCGAGCCATTTACATTTGCACATCTTATTGAGAGAAGAAATGTCGAAGGTGGTACAAACGCAATTGGTATCCCAGAAGTTCGCCATCAATTACCTGAAGACACTAAAGACGGTGAGTTGCATGAAGTGTTTGAAATTACAAAACCATTAGAATCATACGGAGTCGCTGATCACATGGTCAGTCATTACGTTAGCCCAATCACACGTGGCGAAAAAGATGAAGAAGGACTACGTTCTATATTATTAATCGACTATCAGTTAACAGTCGTTGCTGAAATGGATGAATAA